The Sabethes cyaneus chromosome 3, idSabCyanKW18_F2, whole genome shotgun sequence DNA window ggaactttgctggacaggacagaaggtatggaaaagcgggcatcgagcggctactttctaccagagctgtggcaccaccaacgagctgggaaccggctttatagtactgggaaagatgcgccagcgtgtgattggttggcaaccgatcaacgcaaggatgcgcaagttgaggattaagggccgtttcttcaattacagtatcatcaatgtgcattgcccacacgaagggagacccgatgatgagaaggaggcgttctatgcgcagctggagcaggtgtatgatgactgtccgcgacgggacgtgaaaatcgtcatcggtgacatgaacgcgcaggtaggacgggaagctatatatagaccggtaatcgggccaaacagcctgcatgccgcaacgaacgacaacggccaacaatgcgtaaattttgcagcctcccgcggaatggtagtccgaagtaccttcttcccccgcaaagatatccacaaggccacctggagatcaccagaccaacgaatagaaaaccaaattgaccatattctaatcgacggtaaattcttctctgatgttataaacgttcgcacctaccgcagtgcgaatatagattcggatcatttcctagttgcagtttgcatgcgctcaaaactctcgacggtgcataacacgcgtcgaagtcgtacgccgtgacccaacatcgagcagctacgagtcaccggagttgcccaggaatacgcgcgacagctggaagcagcgctaccaacggaagagcaacttggcgcagcaactcttgaagatggttggaaaggcattaagaccgccatcggtagcactgcactagcggcactaggtacaatgaatccgaaccgaagaaacgattggttcgacggcgaatgcgagcaattagtgcaggagaagaatgcagcacgtgcgaggatgctgcaacaccgtacgagggcgaatgtggatcgatataaacaagcacggaacaggcaaaactcggtcttccggaggaaaaagcgccaacaggaagatcgggatcgcgaggcgatggaagaactgtaccgtgctaacgataaacggaggttctacgagaagttaaaccgctcgcgcaaaggccatgtgccgcaggccgatatgtgtcgagactcagacggtaatcttctcacgaacgaacgtgaggtgaccgagaggtggaagcagtattatgacgagcaccttaacagcgatgtagctgaacatggaggtgacgatatggcaatagatcttggagcacgtgcagaagacgacagaataccagcccctgacctccaggaggtagcagaagagatcggtcggctgaagaacaataaagcggctggggctgatcagctacccggcgagctgctgaaatacggtggtgacgcactggctagagcgctgcactagGTCATTGTCacgatttgggaggatgagctactaccggaggagtggacggaaggcatcgtgtgtccgatctacaaaaagggcgacaagttggattgttgcaattaccgcgcaatcacactgttgaacgccgcctacaaggtactctcccaacttttatgtcgtcgactatcaccatttgcaaaggagttcgtggggcaatatcaagcgggattcatgggtgcccgtgccaccacggaccagattttcgcgcttcggcaagtgttgcagaaatgtcgcgaatacaacgtgcccacgcatcatttattcatcgacttcaaatcggcgtacgacacgatcgacgctgtggcagattatggactactacggatttccggataaactaacgcggttggtcaaggcgacgatggatcgagtaatgtgtgttgttcgtgtatcaggggcagtctcgagtccctttggatcgaaaacaaaatacatgaaaggaagaagttctagagaagtgaatgctggcCTCCCTcctcggattcatttagacggtgatgaaatcgagatGGTAGAaaagttcgtgtatctgggctcactggttaccgcagacaacgacaccagtagagaaatacaaagacgcattatggcaggaaatcgttgcctactttggactccgtaggacgctgcgatcgaacaaaattcgccaccgcacgaagttaacaatctacaagacgctgattagaccggtagtcctttacggccatgagacatggactatgctcgtggaggaccaacgcgcccttagtgttttcgaacggaaggtgttgcgcaccatctacggcggagtgcagatggaagacggaacgtggaggaggcgaatgaaccatgaattgcatcagctgcttagggaacaacccatcgctcacaccgcaaaaatcggtcgcctgcgatgggctgggcaggtcgtgaggatgtcggacgactgcccgattaaaaaagttctcaataacgatccgactggaacgagacgacgaggcgcgcagcgagcgagatggatcgatcaagtggaaggcgacctgcggaccctacgtagactacgtggctggcgaattccggccatggaccgagtggaatggagacgacttcttcgtacagcagaggaaaccacggcttGGAGCTGATTAAGCAAGCAAGAATGTTGAATACTTTTTTGTGTAAAGTGTTGAAAAAATCCATGACAAGATTCCCTCGCCAGCTACCGAACCAGCAAAGATGAACGATCAGTATGACAAAACTGAAAGAAACGGTGGCATCTTTGGAGGACTGTGCCGGTGTAGATAATATTACGAAACGCGTGATGGAGGATGATTTTTGATATAATTGCAAATCAAATGCTGCGAATTGTGAATAGTTCTCTCCAGTGTGGGGTATTTCCAGATACGTGGAAGAAAACCATTCGTACAAATCTGCCTTAAACTTATTATTATTGAAGTGGAAGCAATGCATAGAACAAATCAAGATAGTCTTAGCAGTTTTTATTTATCTTTAACTTTAATCTTTAACTCCGAAACAATTGATCGGATAAAGCTAGTGAAGGCTCTGAAACGTTCTGATGTTCACGGAATTGTACTGAAGTGGTTTCAAAGCTATTTGGAAAATCGCTAACAAGGGATGTATGTCATCATAAGCTCCAGTAAACCCTGCTGTTTCACTGGGTAGTGTGCTTGGACCGTTTTTGTTTATCTTGTACATGAATGATGTGAAACGAATTTTGGAGAAAGGGTTTGTAGTCGCTAACAGTTGCGATGAGTGTTTCAATGTAATGAACAATGAAATGAATAACTTCTCTGGATGATTGAACTGGAAAAACCTTAAGTTGAACgttgctaaaacaaaatttatgtaaaaaCAAATGACGTAGATCGAACAGTCCGAATTGACGGAGAATTTGATCCATAAGGCTGCTAGAAAGTTTGGTGTGCTGTGTAGAATCATTAGTTTCTTGACTACAGAAGCAAAGATCTGCCGTTGTCAGCCAAATTCTCCAGGCCGATTCTCCAGGTATACGATCTGCTGCCGCCTTGCGATAAGATTAGTGAGCTGCAGAATCGTGTACTTCAAATCCGCATCAGACGTTTTCTTTAGGTTAGAACTTCGAGATGTTTCCAAATTTTTCTCGTCGCAAATTGTTATAGCCTTAACCAAGCTAATGAATTGGTAGTTTGGAGTAACTAAAAAAGTCTAATGAATGACGAACTTTATTAAACAAGTTAAACTCATATAGCATAGGCTGAGCCAGGCCTGCTTACTAAATTAAGGTTTTTACTTGCTGTTATTTACAGATATTGAGGTAGCAAATCGTCACGGCCACACCTGTCTGATGATCGCCTGCTATAAGGGCCACTACAAGATAGCACAATACCTGCTTTCCCTGAAGGCGGACGTAAACCGGCGTAGCGTGAAGGGAAACACCGCCCTGCACGATTGTGCGGAGTCCGGATCGCTCGAAATCCTCCAGTTGCTGCTCCAGCATGGTGCTACGATGGATGTGGACGCTTACGGTGAGTCTTCTCGAGCAAAATCTTAGATTAACCTTTGTTTTACTCATACACAACTAATTGCAGGAATGACTCCCCTTCTGGCTGCCAGCGTCACCGGTCACCTGCCAATCGTGGAACACCTGATCAGTTTACCGTGCGTGAAGCGGGAAGACAAAATCGCTGCCCTCGAACTGCTCGGTGCAACCTACGTGGACAAGAAACGCGACATGCTGGGAGCGCTCTCGTTCTGGAAACGTGCCATGGAAGATCGGtaaataaaatgtcaaatttacTCAGCTAAAATTCGATTAAATTTACTGAACTTATCCTCAGATACAACCGCAACCCCATCCTGCCGAAACCGGTGCGCGACCCCGTTCCCGCCTATGATTACGCACAGGAAGTGAACGACCTGAGCGCACTGGACGAGCTGGTGATGGATCCGGACGAGATGCGTATGCAGGCGTTGCTCATACGGGAACGCATCCTCGGACCGGTCCATCCGGACACCAGCTACTACATACGCTTCCGTGGTGCCGTTTACGCAGACTCAGGTCGGTTCGATCGGTGCATAGAACTGTGGACGTACGCCCTCTCGATGCAGCAGAACATCCTCGAGCCGCTGAATCCGATGACCCAGTCGTCGCTGCTTTCGTTCGCGGAACTGTTTAGCTTTATGCTGGGTGAAGCCGGCCGGCCGATAACGCGGGGACGCATCGTGCCGCCGATCGAAACGTCCGATATGTTGATCATTTTCAAGAAATCGATTCGCGAAGTTCAGCTCGGTCAGAAGATGCTGGAACAGCTGGCGACCCACGAACGAGACAGCACGGCACTGAACCGGGCGCTCGTTATCTCGCTGCATTTGGCCTGCCTGCTGGCCCGGCTGCTAGACGAGGACGAGGAAATTTGCTGTGATAACATGAAACATCAGATTCTGCGAGCTTTCTACGAATTAGTCAGTTTAAAAGTAGGTTCTTATTGCTGGTGTTTTTACTTTGAATTCTAAGAtgaattttcgtatttttttcgtATTCAGATTGTAGCGAAATCCGGCCGTACGGCGCTGCATCTCGCGTGCTACAAGGAGGCGGCCCTCGTCGGTCGCTATCCTGCCTGTCAACTGCCATCGCCCCGCCTCGCCAAGGCCCTGCTACAGGTCGGTGCCGACCCGAACGCACAGGACGAAGCGGGCAACACTCCACTGCATTTAGCGGCTCTGACGCGACCCTGCCCGGCCAACCTGGCACAGACACTGCTCCAGTATGGAGCGCATTTGGTAGGTTCTCCCACGCTCCTGCATTTATCTGTTCCGATTTTATAGAATTTCATGTTTTAGGACACCAAAAACCTCGACGGCGACACGTTCGAATCGTTGCTCCAGTGCCAGCGCCTGCATGAGCTGGTCAACCCAGTCAAGTTCACCCGCCTGTCCTGCCTGGCAGCTCGCGTGGTGCAGCGTCACGCCATCCCGTACCACAACCAGGTGCCGAAGTGTCTGTACGAGTTCATCGATTCGCACTAGAAGCTCCTCCTCTGACTGAGGATACTGCGGGTTGGCATGCTTCGGGTGGCACCCGAAATGGTGCTATCTGTTTAGTTTTAAATGCCCATTTCATGTTTTAGTACGTAACCGGGTCCGGTTCGGTCGGGAACTGGAACCGGACTCGCGTGAACCCTTTCAAGCGGGACGGGCTTTTTCGGTTTTCTTCATGATGGTCAGCGCATGTGATCCCAATTTTTCAGCGACTTTGTAGGAGGCTGCACCCCCCTTCGAATGCGTAACCACACTTTATTTTATTGACAAGGTTTATATATTATCATCAGCTTCCGATTTGAGCGAGCAATTCAAAACGGACAAGAGTGATGAGTCCATAAAAGTTTAAACCATTTCGCTGGTCGCTAACCATCGCGTCAAGAAGGTTCCATTTTTTCGAACAATGCGACACAGTTCTTTCGCTTGTGTGCTCAGTCTGGTGGTTAGCTAAGAACCGGCTCAACCCTACCTCCGCCACCTTAACTGAGCAAAATGAACTTTTACGCCTTCTACGAGTCTGATGTAACGAGAAATTAGTTTTCGGTAAGTTTCTCAGTAACAAGTATGTTTTCGATTAGTTCGTAAGAAAAAGCAATCTGCCTTT harbors:
- the LOC128743981 gene encoding protein fem-1 homolog CG6966 isoform X2, giving the protein MLERVYTSTRYISGRPQNEIEMLVTAKTGGATPLLIACRNGHYDVAQYLIRRCHADVEQPGSVIFDGETIEGAPPLWCASAAGHISIVRLLVHHGAKVNSTTKTNSTPLRAACFDGHYEIVKYLVSHNADIEVANRHGHTCLMIACYKGHYKIAQYLLSLKADVNRRSVKGNTALHDCAESGSLEILQLLLQHGATMDVDAYGMTPLLAASVTGHLPIVEHLISLPCVKREDKIAALELLGATYVDKKRDMLGALSFWKRAMEDRYNRNPILPKPVRDPVPAYDYAQEVNDLSALDELVMDPDEMRMQALLIRERILGPVHPDTSYYIRFRGAVYADSGRFDRCIELWTYALSMQQNILEPLNPMTQSSLLSFAELFSFMLGEAGRPITRGRIVPPIETSDMLIIFKKSIREVQLGQKMLEQLATHERDSTALNRALVISLHLACLLARLLDEDEEICCDNMKHQILRAFYELVSLKIVAKSGRTALHLACYKEAALVGRYPACQLPSPRLAKALLQVGADPNAQDEAGNTPLHLAALTRPCPANLAQTLLQYGAHLDTKNLDGDTFESLLQCQRLHELVNPVKFTRLSCLAARVVQRHAIPYHNQVPKCLYEFIDSH
- the LOC128743981 gene encoding protein fem-1 homolog CG6966 isoform X3, with translation MRFYTRYISGRPQNEIEMLVTAKTGGATPLLIACRNGHYDVAQYLIRRCHADVEQPGSVIFDGETIEGAPPLWCASAAGHISIVRLLVHHGAKVNSTTKTNSTPLRAACFDGHYEIVKYLVSHNADIEVANRHGHTCLMIACYKGHYKIAQYLLSLKADVNRRSVKGNTALHDCAESGSLEILQLLLQHGATMDVDAYGMTPLLAASVTGHLPIVEHLISLPCVKREDKIAALELLGATYVDKKRDMLGALSFWKRAMEDRYNRNPILPKPVRDPVPAYDYAQEVNDLSALDELVMDPDEMRMQALLIRERILGPVHPDTSYYIRFRGAVYADSGRFDRCIELWTYALSMQQNILEPLNPMTQSSLLSFAELFSFMLGEAGRPITRGRIVPPIETSDMLIIFKKSIREVQLGQKMLEQLATHERDSTALNRALVISLHLACLLARLLDEDEEICCDNMKHQILRAFYELVSLKIVAKSGRTALHLACYKEAALVGRYPACQLPSPRLAKALLQVGADPNAQDEAGNTPLHLAALTRPCPANLAQTLLQYGAHLDTKNLDGDTFESLLQCQRLHELVNPVKFTRLSCLAARVVQRHAIPYHNQVPKCLYEFIDSH
- the LOC128743981 gene encoding protein fem-1 homolog CG6966 isoform X1 — protein: MLATAMDNKENVYNASRDGNLVVLKRYISGRPQNEIEMLVTAKTGGATPLLIACRNGHYDVAQYLIRRCHADVEQPGSVIFDGETIEGAPPLWCASAAGHISIVRLLVHHGAKVNSTTKTNSTPLRAACFDGHYEIVKYLVSHNADIEVANRHGHTCLMIACYKGHYKIAQYLLSLKADVNRRSVKGNTALHDCAESGSLEILQLLLQHGATMDVDAYGMTPLLAASVTGHLPIVEHLISLPCVKREDKIAALELLGATYVDKKRDMLGALSFWKRAMEDRYNRNPILPKPVRDPVPAYDYAQEVNDLSALDELVMDPDEMRMQALLIRERILGPVHPDTSYYIRFRGAVYADSGRFDRCIELWTYALSMQQNILEPLNPMTQSSLLSFAELFSFMLGEAGRPITRGRIVPPIETSDMLIIFKKSIREVQLGQKMLEQLATHERDSTALNRALVISLHLACLLARLLDEDEEICCDNMKHQILRAFYELVSLKIVAKSGRTALHLACYKEAALVGRYPACQLPSPRLAKALLQVGADPNAQDEAGNTPLHLAALTRPCPANLAQTLLQYGAHLDTKNLDGDTFESLLQCQRLHELVNPVKFTRLSCLAARVVQRHAIPYHNQVPKCLYEFIDSH